DNA from Rhodopirellula bahusiensis:
GGCTTGATCCGCAAAGTGCTCGGGCAGATGAATCCGCAGGGGTGTCGGACTTATCCGTTCAAAGTGCCTTCTTCAGAGGAGCGCGCTCACGATTTCCTCTGGCGAATTCACAAGGCGACGCCCGCAGCCGGAAAGGTCTCTGTGTTCAACCGATCGCACTACGAAGATGTCTTGGTCGTGCGGGTGGAGGACTTGGTGCCGAAGTCGGTCTGGAAAGAACGCTACGAGATCATCAACGACTTTGAGAAGTTGCTCGCTCATCGCGGCACTCGGATTCTGAAGTTCTACTTGCACATCAGCCCGCGGGAACAACTCGAACGCTTCAAGAAACGGCTGGATGATCCGACCAAGCACTGGAAGCTGAACGCTGGGGATTATGCCGCCCGAAACAAGTGGGGCGATTATCGCGAGGCGTACCAGGAGACCATGGAGAAATGCCATTCGAAAAGGGCTCCTTGGCATGTCATCCCGGCCGACAAAAAGTGGTACCGAGATGCGTCCGTGGCCGCGATTGTTCGTGACACGCTGCGAGACATGGACCCGCAATTGCCGACGATTGATGCGGATTTGGACGAGATTCGGCAGCTCTATGAACGCGAATTGGCTGAGCTGAACGAGTGAACCGTCCCGCCGGATTGCGGTTTTCTCCAGCAGGGTGCCTTGTCAGATGCGGGTTCGTCTGAAAACTCACTGTTTCATTGCACACACTTTTCTCGACTGATTGCTTTCGTTCATGAAAATTCGCCGCAACCCGACTCGCCCGGTCACCATCGGATCGATCACGATCGGAGACGGTCACCCGATCGCTGTTCAAAGCATGACGGCGACGAAGACTCAAAACATCGATGCGACGGTCGAACAAGCCGAAGCCCTGCATGCTCGCGGGGCCGGAGTCGTCCGGATCGCGGTGGACAGCGACAAAGACGCCGAGGCGTTGGCGGAGATTCGCAAGCAAACAAAGGCCAACCTGGCTGTCGATTTGCAAGAGAACTTTCGGTTGGCGGAGAAGGTCGCGCCGCACGTTGACAAGATTCGATACAACCCCGGTCACCTGTATCACCACGCTCGCGAATTGACTTGGCAGGAGAAGGTCCGCTATCTGATCGACATTGCGGGCACCAACAACTGCGCGGTTCGGATCGGTGTGAACTGCGGCAGCGTCG
Protein-coding regions in this window:
- a CDS encoding polyphosphate kinase 2 family protein, with amino-acid sequence MSTEENQTDEANWDLDPKFDFVDAHRLPFSDDKVSLKKIDTECSGPFEGKAHGRAFTHAANIEIRDLQYRMYTEGKQSLLVVLQAPDAAGKDGLIRKVLGQMNPQGCRTYPFKVPSSEERAHDFLWRIHKATPAAGKVSVFNRSHYEDVLVVRVEDLVPKSVWKERYEIINDFEKLLAHRGTRILKFYLHISPREQLERFKKRLDDPTKHWKLNAGDYAARNKWGDYREAYQETMEKCHSKRAPWHVIPADKKWYRDASVAAIVRDTLRDMDPQLPTIDADLDEIRQLYERELAELNE